The following coding sequences are from one bacterium window:
- a CDS encoding UPF0175 family protein, whose amino-acid sequence MATISVEVPEELIRAAKLSGKSASQEITKILALELFREKVISVGKAAELSGISIEEFMDFAAKRDVPLHYELEDLENDQKLAETLKL is encoded by the coding sequence ATGGCTACTATCAGTGTAGAAGTTCCCGAGGAATTGATTCGAGCTGCGAAATTATCTGGAAAAAGCGCCTCACAGGAAATCACCAAAATCCTTGCCCTTGAGCTTTTCCGTGAGAAGGTAATATCCGTAGGAAAAGCTGCAGAGCTTTCCGGGATTTCGATCGAAGAATTTATGGATTTTGCAGCGAAAAGGGACGTTCCACTACATTATGAATTGGAGGATTTGGAAAACGATCAAAAGTTGGCCGAGACGCTGAAACTGTGA